The window TCTATGGATAATGATAACTAATAATTGGATAAGTAAAATAACAAGAATATCAGGTACCGATTCCAAAAAGAAAAACAATGTTTTGATGCGTTGTCGTGCACGTTCTTTAAATAACATCGTTATTACTGTGAATGATAGAGCGAAAACAACTGCAACAAGAAGTGCTAGAAATAATATTTCTAGAGAATAAAATATATACTCTCCGATATTACTACTATAATATGTATCTAGGAAATGATTCAAAGGAAAAATTATGAGTAAATGTTCCCCATATTCTCTCCACCAAAACTCTCCTTTTTGAAAACCATTAATAAGAATTGGCAATCCACTAATTAGCAGAATACCGATGAATGCAACAACTAACTGTAGCACCCACTGCATAAAACGTTTCACAAAAAATCCCCCTGCTGACTGAAAGTTATGATGAAATTATCATAACATAATGAAAATAAAAAACAGAGAATTTTTTGTAAATTCAAATAGAAATTGGAAAAAGGGTAGGGAAAACTTGAATATAAAATCGTTCGATACTTTTCTTTTTGACCAAATTAATGTTATTGATCGATTGGGAGTAGATAAGTTAAGATTGAGAACTGCGCATGCTAAGCGATAAAATTATATTTCTATGAGTCTTTATTGTTGTGCAAATTTATAGATTTTAAGTGTTTTTTAAATTTCATAGAAATCGATTTTATATATTGGACATAATAATAGACCATCGAAATGACTGTTGTGTTTAACTAAAACACGAGATTAGTTAAACAAGATACTCTTTATATGTTTTTTAGAGCAAGTTTAACCGATGTTTTTATTTGCTCTTTGAACACACCATTTTTATCAATAGCTAATAATTCCTCTTTTAAATGTTTTTCAAATAAATCGACATTTTCTCCTAGAAACTGTTTAGCACCAAAAGAAGTCGAATAGTGATTTCCGATTATAGCATCCAGTGTCCATTTGTGCTCATACGAAGGTATTTGATAAACCTCTAGGTCAAACTTTGAACTTGATATAATTTCCTGATGGCTGACTGTTGGATGACAGTAAGTAGTATTCCCTGCTCTCCTTTCATCCCCATACCAATGTTTTACAACTTCTTGAACTGTCTGTTGCCATGGCAGAAGTGCTTCATTAGGAGAGTAATTATCTATAATAGCTATTCCTCCACCAACAGCAACCATTTCATATAAACTTTCAAGAACCCGTGGTCTATCCATCCAGTGAAATGCCTTTGCAATAGTCACCAATCTAAAAGTTGTTTTGGTATTTCGTTTATATTCTTCAATATCACCAATAAACCACTCTGTATTTTCAACTCTAATTTCTTTACTAATTCTTTCAGCCTCCTGAATCATCTCTGGCTCTGTATCCAACCCTACTATTTTTTCAAACCAATCAGAGAACCTTAATGACAAACGCCCATCACCGCAGCCCAAATCCAGCATGTTATCGTTCCCATCTAAAGAAAACTTATTTCTTAAATATCTGATTAAAGTAGCAGAATATAATGGTCTATATCGTGAATAATACCAAGCTGTGCCTTTAAATAAATCGTCACCATAATCTTTCATTGAATAATCCCCCTCATTTTAACCTTCGAATCTTCTTAAGCAACCATTTAAATGTTACATTTCAAATTATATCGTTATTACGGATTGGCTAATTAAAAAAAAATAAATCTGAACTAGGCTTTTATGAAAGTATTGGTGGAAAAGAATACATTCATAGGACTAGTATGTTTAGGGAATCGGAGTAGAAGATGTTGACTATGGCTTAGCTTTATATTCGCTTTACTTGCTTTAGTAACCCCAAGTAAAAGCTCCAGTGTAAAAATAGTAAAACAATTAATTTATTTTAAAATCCTTTATTTGAACTAACCTATAGCGTTAGGTAGGGATATAACTACGTTTTACAATAATTCAACTTTTTCCTTTAACATGGCATTATTTTTTTACATTTTCACTTCCTTTTTTTCATAGTCTATTAACATGGATGTCCTTGGGAGTTGAAAAGATGTATTGGATGAAAAAAGGCTTGGTTATACTAGTTGGTAGTATTTTTATAGCATTAGGTATTAATCTTTTTTTGATACCTTATAAGGTATTAGACGGTGGGATTATCGGCATAGCACTAATATTAAATTATCTTTGGGCTTTAAAGCCTGGGTTAATGATTATTCTTTTTAGTATCCCAATCTTTATCGTCGCATGGTTCAATTATCGGGAATATTTTTATAATAGTTTACATGGGATGATCATCTCCTCCTTTCTAATTGATTTATTTCAGCCATTGGTAAGATTCATACATATTGGTTCGATTTACAGCTCTATTTCAGGCGGAATTTTTGTTGGTGTTGGTATTGGTTTGATGCTGAGGTTTAAGACAAGTACTGGAGGAACAGATTTAGTCGCTCAATTACTTAGTGATAAAACGGGTATTAATGTAGGTATACTTATCTTTATTATTGACTCTATAGTTGTGTTATGTGGAGGGTTATTATTGTCTGCTGATACGCTACTCCTATCGATTATTACTATCTTTTTTGTGGGAGTCACAACAAGCTTGATCACGAGAAATGTTCCCCAGGTTGAATGATAAAAACCGCTAAGGAATTTAATCCCTTTAGCGGCTTGTTTCTATTTAATGCGTTGTTCCGTTTCCTTATCAAAGAAATGTGCTTTACTAAGATCAAATGCTAAGTCAATTGTATCCCCTGCTGAAATATTGAAACGCGAGTCAACTCGAGCAACGAAGTTTTGATTGTTCACTTGCGAATAAAGAATAATTTCTGCACCCATTAACTCAGCAACTTCTACAGATGCACTCACTTTCGTTTCAGGAGAGAAGTCTAGGAAAACTTGCTCGTCATTAATATCCTCTGGACGAATACCAAGAATGACATCTTTTCCGTCATACCCACGTTCTTTAAGAATTTTAAGTCTGCCATCAGGAACAAGTAACTTTACATCATCCATCACAAAATAATTGCCAACCAATTTACCATTTAAGAAATTCATCGCTGGAGATCCAATAAATCCACCAACAAATACATTATCTGGCTCGTCATATACCTCTTTTGGCGCACCAACCTGTTGAATGACCCCGTCTTTCATAACTACTAATCTCGTAGCCATTGTCATTGCCTCTGTTTGGTCATGCGTTACATAGATAGTTGTAGTTTGCAGACGGCTATGTAGCTTTTGAATTTCTGCGCGCATTTGCACACGAAGCTTTGCATCTAAGTTAGATAGTGGTTCATCCATTAAGAAAACCTCAGCATCACGTACGATTGCTCTACCAAGTGCTACACGCTGACGTTGACCACCAGAAAGAGCTTTTGGCTTACGATTCAATAGGCTCTCCAGCCCTAAAATTTTTGCAGCATTATCTACACGTTTTTTAATCTCATCTTTTTTAAATTTACGAAGCTTCAGTCCAAAAGCCATATTATTATAAACGTCCATATGTGGATATAGCGCGTAGTTTTGGAAAACCATTGCAATATTACGATCTTTTGGAGGAACATCGTTTACTCGCTTATCACCGATAAACAAATCCCCTGAAGAAATCTCCTCTAATCCAGCAATCATACGTAATGTCGTCGATTTACCACAACCAGATGGACCAACCAATACTAAAAATTCTTTATCTCTTATTTCTAAATTAAAGTCTTCTACAGAAACTACGTTATTGTCATATACCTTTTTAATATTTACTAATTTAAGTTCAGCCATCCTATTTCCCCCTTGAATTGAAAGTGCTTTCATTACTAATAGAATACTATATTTTAAATTTTCAAGAAATGGGAATAGTGCACAAAGATGAAGAAAAATTTAGTGTATGTTTACCAAAAATCATTTTCTAGCTATTAATGCCAAGGATACCGTCATTGCATCATGGAATTGGCGAATATCTATCCCGGTCTTATCAAAAAAACGCTCCAATCGATATTGTAGACTGTTGCGGTGCAGATGGAGTACTTTAGCTGTCTCTGAAAGATTTAAGTTACACTTGAAAAAAGTCTCAAACATTTTAATCGTCTCTTCGTCGTGTATGTACTCTTGCAATATAGTTTTAGAAATATCCAATCGTAATTCAGCCTCGGTCTGCTTTGTTAGTATAAATGGTATAGCTTCCACATACGTCACTACTGATTTGTTCGTATAAAGGAAAACGCGTTTGGCCACATTGGTCAATGAATTATAGTGAAGTGTAATATCCGCTATATCCTTTTTGTATGGTCCTACAAAAAAGTTAATTTTCACATATAAATCACTCATTAAAATATCGATTATCTGCTCAAATGAAATACTTTCCTCTTCCAGCATTTGTTGCTCTATGATAAACCCTTCGTGCTCGCTCTCCCATAAAATAGGTACTTGCTTATCAAAAAGTGCCTCTATGGCATCCTTAAACAAAACGGGTTCTATTTGATTTTTATTGAACGAAAAATAAACGAACCGAAAAGGATTACTTGGTTTCCAATCCTTCTCTTCGATTAACTCAGCAGAAAAAATAATCTTCCTCCAGTTTTTTTCTGCTTCTGTTGGTGTCGGGAACTGCACATTATATGGAGATAGAAAAGTAGTTAATAACGAGATATCCTTTGAAGTTAATTCGTCATTACGAATACCAATAATCTCATCTTTGCCAGTTGCAAACCATTTATAATCTATGCTTAAATCATCGGAACCGTCTTTATATACTATTAGTGTAGAGAATATTTCTTTTAATTGGTCAATCATTGACACACCTCTTTTATTCTAGCTAATGCTTGAATTTACTAGCTAGAAGACTTCTTAAACTATATCATATAAAAGCACCACTACGCTCATATGCAATAGCGCCTCTACAAATCGTTAAATCAACCTCACCCTTTTGACCTATGACAACAATATCAGCATCTTTACCAACACTTATAGATCCTTTGTGACTTAATATGTCTAGACGTTTTGCTTGGTTTGTGGAAGTAATTAGTATTTGTTCATGTATAGACAAATCTAGCCACTTTTCAAGGTTCAATCTAGCATTGTTCATTGTCAATATACTTCCAGCTAAAGAATCATGAGAGATTAATGAACATTTTCCATCGCGTACAGATACTCGCTGACCACCTAAATCATATTCCCCATCCGGCATACCTTTAGCTCGCATACCGTCAGTGATTACGATTACTTTTTCAAGCGTTTTCATTTTTACGATAAGTTTTAGTAAATCAGGGTGAAAATGTATACCATCAGGAATAATTTCAACATAAACATCGTCATGGAGAATAGCTGCTCCAACTACTCCTGGATCTCTATGATGGAAACTTTTCATACCATTAAACAAATGCGTTGCATGGGTAACCCCATGATTAATAGCACTAATTGCTTCATCGTACGAAGCATTTGTATGACCCATCGACGGAATTACTTTCAACAATTTCAGTCCAGTTAGAAGTTCAAAGCCGTCGTCTAATTCAGGTGAATATGTAATAATTTTGATAGCATTACCCGATAGTCTCTGCCATTGTTTAAAAAGAGCAGTATTTGGCGAAATAATAGAATTTTCTGGTTGTGCTCCTTTCTGTTCTTTATTTATAAAAGGTCCCTCTAAATGAATACCAATCATTTCTGGAGCACCTGGCTCATTACTTTTTACTCTATATTCTGCTAGACTTTTTAAGGTATCATTTATTTGTTGGATTGGATTAGTCATAGTCGTGGCTAAGAAAGAGGTGACCCCTTCCTTCGCTAAAGCAAGCCCAATTCCATCAAAAGCTTCATGCTTCCCATCCATAAAGTCAAATCCTGCAGCACCATGAACATGAATATCAATCATTCCTGGAATCACATATTGTTTTCCGGTACAATCGAATACTTTATCTGTAGCAGATATATGTGGGTAATTTTCCATATCATCTATTAACATTATTTTTTTCTCTTTTATATGTATAAATCCTTGTCGAACTGCACTATTTTCAAGAATAATTGTAGCATTAATTAAATATAAATTTTTCAAGAATAACTTCCTCCTATAGGCATAGTCACCAACAAAACATACTTAATTCTTTTATGCACTTATTCGATTCTATCTACCTCTATCTTTTCAATAGCCCAGTCTATTTTTCCAACGTTAATATGACCAGTTTTTTCTTCCATTGCATTAAGAACCCCCATGGATAGTCCTAACTTGATTAAATTTTCATCTTCTAATCCACGAACTAAACCTGCCGCGAACCCTGCTACAACAGAATCACCAGAACCTACAGGATTAATTGCTTCAATTTTTGGTGCTTTTGCTTTGTAGAATTTCTTGCCATGTTTTGCAATCGCTCCCTCTGCACCAAGCGTAACAACAACCCATGGAATACTATTAAACAGTGGCGAGATTAATGCTTTTATTATTTGCAATTCATCAATTGACTCTTGTCCAAGTAAATCTCCCAGTTCTTCCCTATTTGGTTTTATTAAATATGGCTTGTTTTCGCTTTCTAATATTGATGTTAGGAGTTCTCCGTTCACATCCAAAATTACACGAACTTCATATTTGTTGGCAATTGCAATTAATTTTACATAAAAGTCTGTTGATAGACCTTTTGGCAAGCTACCGGATATAGTAACTACCTCAACTTGTTGCACATATTCCGTAAATTTCTCTATAAAGATTGTAGTTTCGTGTTCAGAAATTACTGGACCATTTTCCAATATTTCTGTCTGTTTTCCATCATGGATTATAGCAACACAATTTCGAGTTTCACCTGATATTTGCACAAAGGAGTCCTTAATACCGATTTCCTTAATTTGAGCACTAATAAAGCTACCCAAGAACCCCCCTAAAAAGCCTGATGCAGCAACATCTTCGTCCAGTTGATGCAATACCCTGGAAACATTCAATCCTTTTCCACCTGCAGTCTTTGAAACATCTTCAATACGATTCAAGTTATCAAGTAGAAAATGGTCAAATTTATAACTAATATCTACAGCTGGATTTGATGTTATCGTTAAAATCACTTATTAACACCTCATTTTCAATAGTAAGAATATACATATTCTGTATATACAAATGGAGTGAGAATAATCTCTCACTCCATAATATTAAGCTTTTCCATTACTCCAACACATCAATATTTTCTCTTTAACTACTTTTTTCATTGCATCTTTAGCTGGTTTCATATACTTTCTAGTATCCGTTTCATCTGGATTTTCCATTAAATACTTGCGTAATGCATCAGAAAAAGGAATCTTAAGCTCTGTTGAAATATTTACTTTTGCACAACCAAGTGAAATACATTTTCGGACGTCATCTATTGAAATACCTGAGGCACCATGTAATACAAGTGGAATATCCAACAAATCACTTATCTTTTTCAGGCGATCAAAATCCAAATTAGGCTCTGTTTCATACAAACCATGACCTGTTCCAATTGCAACCGCTAGTGAATCAATGCCTGTACGCTCAACAAATTCTTGTACAGTATTTGGATCTGTATATTCTGCATCTTTCGCTTGAACGATAAGATCATCTTCTTGACCGACTAATTTCCCTAATTCTGCTTCAACTGTAGCTCCATATTTATGTGCTTTTTCCACTACCTCTTTTGATAATGCGATATTTTCTTCAATGTTGCCGTGCGAACCATCTATCATCACAGATTTTACGCCAAGATCGAGGGATTCTATAATAGATTCAACACTCTCATGATGATCTAAATGTAGTGCAATTGGAATATCATTTTCCTTAGCGGCAACTTCAGCAATTGCTTGAATATAACTACGTCCAGAGTAACTCATTGTTCCCGGGGTTGCCGCTAGAATTATAGGAGATCTTAATTCTACTGCTGCCTCGATAACGACTTGAATTGTTTCTAAATTATGGATATTAAATGCGGGAACAGCATATCCTTCATTTCTAGCTTTAATAAGCATTTCCTTTGTGTTATGTACGTATCCCATCACTTTTCCCCCTTGTAGTCACTGATAAATAAAAGATTGAAGCTACTATAGTTCTCATTTTGAATATTCGTAGATTGTAACTCCTTGTACAACCCGACTAATAGCACCACTTGGACTTGGATTATCTGGTGTAATACCTAATAGTATGGATTTCTTTACTGCTAAAACTTGTGCGAAAATAATATACAATAATGCAAGATAAAAATCGTTTGAAAATGAATTTGCTCCATCATTTACTGAAATAACCACATCAGCCAGACTTTCAACTTCTTCATCACTTGTTTCAGTTAGTACTACAATTTTCGCGCCTAATTTTCCTGCAGCCAATTCCCGTAGAATGTCTAAATCATATTTTCTTGTATACGGATCTTGTGATATAAATATAACTACAACAGATTTATCATTCAAAAAAGACTTAGGACCATGACGAAATCCAAGTGATGACTCATGAATTGCAACGACTTGACCACCAGTGAGTTCAAGCATTTTTAAAGCAGCTTCATGTGATAATTGCGCAAGTAAACCTGATCCTAAATAGGCTATTCGATCAAAATCAAATGCAATTACGTTATCAATATAGTCACCTATTTTTTCAATTAACTGTTCTGCATTACCAATCAATTGGTTAGCTATGTTATTTGTGAAAACATCTTCCGTAAACAACGCATAGGCAGCAATAATCATACTTGTGAAACTGCTTGTCATCGCTAACGATTGATCATTCGACTTATTAGGCATTAACAATAGCAAACTATTAGCGTCACCATGAATATTTTTCGCTAATTGCCCATCTTTATTACATGTAATTACAACTTGATAAAAGTCAGTTACTAACTCTTGTCCCAATCTAACCGTTGCTACACTTTCTGGACTATTTCCAGATCGAGCAAACGACACAAGAATTGTTGGTGTATCTTTGAACAAGTAATGTGAAGGATTAGATACAATATTTGTTGTAGGTATCGATTCGAATTGAACGTTTCGTTTATTTTGTCGTGCTAACTCTGGAGCTAAAGTGTCACCAACAAATGCAGATGTACCAGCACCTGTTAAAATAACTCGAATCTTATTATGTTTTTTATAAATGGATTCTAAAAATCCTTTGAAAGTATCATTTTGTTCGGAAAAACCAGATATTAATTCATTCCATACAACTGGTTGTTGGTGAATTTCTCTTGTCGTATGTACTGCATTCATTTGTATAATTTTTTCTGTACTCAAATTAAACATTTATGCTGCCCCCTTATTTTTTTACACTGTTACGGATAATCAAACTTGTTGAAATCAATATTTTCTTTGCGATTTTTCTACCTTTTAAACGTTCTAGTAAAGTGTCAACAGCTGTTTCTCCCATAATTTCTGTATACACTCTGATTGTACTTAAAGAGGGATACATGTATTTGGAAACAGTCATATCATTTATTCCAATAATACTTACTCGATCAGGAATGGCAATGTTAGCCTCATGAAGAGCTCTTAAACTTCCAATAGCCATAACATCACTACTCATAAAAAAGGCAGTCGGTAAATCGTCTTCTAATTCTTCTATCGCTTTTTTCATTAGATTATATCCATCATCAACAGAGAAGGAACCTACATAAACAAATTTTTCATCATAAACTCCATTTTCCTTCATATATGATTGAAATGTTTTTTCACGTAAGTCTTGAATCGGTTCAGTTTGACCTTTCAGTTTCTCTCTCCCACCAATAAATCCAATTTTTCTATGATTAGTTGAAAGAAAAAAATCGATTATTTTCTTCGTTGCTTTTTCAAAATCAATGACAATGGCATCATATTTTTCTTCATTTGGACTGTAATCAACGAAAACGACCAAGGGATTAATTATTGTTAATTCCTTCACTTGCTGATCACTAAATTTACCAACAGCAATAATTCCTTTAATCTCAGCAGCCTTAATATCTTTAATATTATCGAAAAAGTATACTTCGGGATTCATGCCAATTTCTTTACAACGTTGTTCAATCCCTAGTCTTATTGACAGATAATAGAGGTCATTTAACTCCTCTTTTTCTGTATACCAATGAACAATGGCAATCTTTTGATCTACATATCTTTTAGATGTACTTTTTCGATAGGATAACTCTTCTGCTATTTCAAATATCTTTTTTTTCGTTTCATCTGCTACTGATAAGCTTGCATCATAATTAAGCACACGTGAAACAGTCGCAGAAGATACACCTGCTTTTTCTGCTATATCTTTAATTGTTGCCACTTTCAATCACCTTTTCCATTTCTATAATTACCGGATTTAGTAGATTATTCTAATATATACTATAATACAGTATTTATAGTCACAGAGCAGTGTATAAACTGCTCTTTAATTAGCCAATTTTATGGGTATCAATTAACGAAACTTCAGGAGTAATTGTTCCATGCAGTTCAAAAACTAGTATTTCATTTTGACCTTTACGTAATATTGGTCCAGGTAAAAACAATGTTTCTTGTGGACCTTTCTCCCAGTACCTTCCTATATTAAATCCATTCACGACAACAAATCCTTTTGTCCAACCAGGTAATTCCACGAAGGTATCTCCAATTTCTTCCACATTGAAGGTTCCTTTATAGAATGTAGGTCCTTTAGTCTTTTCAATGTTTGAGCTATAACCTAATAATTCTAGATTGTCCATTGGTAATGGATACATAGTCCAATCAAATAAGAACTGGTATCCAAACCTAACTCCTTCTGTTATTCCTTTAGGATCAAACATCCTTGGCCCATAATTAACACGCCCCATATTTTCTACTAAAAGGCTAATTTCTACTCCTTCTTTCGGTACCGCAAAAGAAATAGTATTATTTTTCCAACGATCAATTACCCCTTTATATTCATTGTCTACGAATACTAATGCACGATCTCGTACTTCTTGAATAGATAACTCAGCTTCTTTGTTTGGACCTTTTAAAAATGTACGATAAAGTGTATATCCATAAGCTTGGCCCAGTTTTTCCATTGTTTCGGGATTAGCTCTTTCTATTGGTTTACTGATCATTTCTAATGCATCAAATAACGGAATGGACTCAGTCATTAAAACTTTTCCATAATTCATTTTGGTTATTGGTTCTGGTAATAATAATTTCCCAATATCCTTGTACTTTGCAATTACATCACGTACTGCATAAAATTTAGGGGTGATATCACCTGCTTCACTAACTGGACAATCATAATCATAACTAGTTACCGTTGGTTGGTATTCATCTCCAAAGTTAGCTCCATTGTAGAACCCAAAATTTGTACCACCATGGAACATATAAAAGTTAACTGAATCCCCCCGTTCAAGCATTTCTTCAAATACTGTTGCAGCTTCAGCTGGGTCCCTTTTATGATGCGATTCTCCCCAATGATCAAACCATCCATTCCAGTACTCCATTACTATATTTGGGGTATTTGGAAAATACTCTTGAAGTTTAGAAAATGCTTCTACTGGTTTAGAGCCAAAATTAACGGTTGCTAAAACATTATCAACTGTGCCACCTTGCAACATTAAATCAGTTGGTCCATCAGATGTAAATAAAAGCACATTTACTCCTCTAGCTATCATTGCATCTTTTAAAAAGTTGAGATATTTTTTATCATTTCCGAAGCTACCATATTCATTTTCAATTTGCATAGCGATAATAGGTCCACCATTTGTTTGTAACAATGGCACAAGTTTTTTTATTAAAACGTCATAATAATTATCTACTTTTTCTAGATATGGCTCATAATAAGACCTCAATTTCATATTACTATCAGCTAAAAGCCATGATGGCAATCCACCAAACTCCCACTCAGCACATATATAAGGGCTTGGCCGAATAATAACGTATAACCCCACTTGCTCTGCAATCCGTATAAATTCTTCTATATTCGCAATACCTTCAAAATTGAATTTACCTTCTTTAGGTTCATGCAAATTCCACGGCACGTAAGTTTCTACACAGTTAAAACCACATGCTTTTAACTTCAATAAACGGTCTTCCCAGTATTCTGGTACAACTCTAAAATAATGAATTGCTCCAGATATGAGTTGAATCGGTTCATTATCCATGTAAAGATTTTTTCCTCTAACATTTAAATTATCCATAACTAGACAACACCTTCCCCATTAAGTGCTTCATTTGAAAAATTTGCAATTTGAATAACTTTTCCATCTTGAAGTCTTGATAATTCAGCAGCAAATGCCAATAAGTGACTTTCAAGAGATACAACCGCAGACGTTTTACTTTCCTCACCTTGATAGTTTCGTACTTCTTGTAAAAAGTCCCTTACTATAGCCTCATCTCCACCACCATGTCCACTTGCTTGCTCTGCTAAGTGCGTAACTGTTTCGTTTTTAGTTAGAAAATCAAAAACAGATATAGTGTTGTCATCCATTTTTCCTCTGATTTCACCTTTTGTTCCCATAATTTGAACAATGCGTGTTTGCTCCCTTGTGAATCCACACATACTAAACGTTGCTGTAGCGCCATTTTCAAACTCTAAATTTACAACTTGGTGATCTACAACATTGTTATCTGAACGATAAACACATTTTCCATAGGGTGTTGTATTTAGAGCATGTATAATACCAGCTCGGGAATGATCGGTGGTAAACTTTTTCGCCCATCCTCTTCCATCACCTAAATAATATTTTCCTGCGTGAAAAACGCATTCGTTTTCAATTGGGCATCCATCCAGACAGCGTAAGGGACCATCTTTTGGAGCATTTTCTTCTTTAAAATGCATTAGTGATCCAAATGAACTGATTTGTTTACACTTTTGGTTCATCAAGTACATTAAAATATCCATGTCATGACACGATTTTTGTAAGATCATTGGACTTGATATATCACTGTTATTCCAATTACCTCTTACAAAGCTGTGTGACATATGCATAACTTCTACATTTTCATTTAATTGGATTGAAA is drawn from Psychrobacillus sp. INOP01 and contains these coding sequences:
- a CDS encoding hexose kinase, which produces MILTITSNPAVDISYKFDHFLLDNLNRIEDVSKTAGGKGLNVSRVLHQLDEDVAASGFLGGFLGSFISAQIKEIGIKDSFVQISGETRNCVAIIHDGKQTEILENGPVISEHETTIFIEKFTEYVQQVEVVTISGSLPKGLSTDFYVKLIAIANKYEVRVILDVNGELLTSILESENKPYLIKPNREELGDLLGQESIDELQIIKALISPLFNSIPWVVVTLGAEGAIAKHGKKFYKAKAPKIEAINPVGSGDSVVAGFAAGLVRGLEDENLIKLGLSMGVLNAMEEKTGHINVGKIDWAIEKIEVDRIE
- the nagA gene encoding N-acetylglucosamine-6-phosphate deacetylase, producing MKNLYLINATIILENSAVRQGFIHIKEKKIMLIDDMENYPHISATDKVFDCTGKQYVIPGMIDIHVHGAAGFDFMDGKHEAFDGIGLALAKEGVTSFLATTMTNPIQQINDTLKSLAEYRVKSNEPGAPEMIGIHLEGPFINKEQKGAQPENSIISPNTALFKQWQRLSGNAIKIITYSPELDDGFELLTGLKLLKVIPSMGHTNASYDEAISAINHGVTHATHLFNGMKSFHHRDPGVVGAAILHDDVYVEIIPDGIHFHPDLLKLIVKMKTLEKVIVITDGMRAKGMPDGEYDLGGQRVSVRDGKCSLISHDSLAGSILTMNNARLNLEKWLDLSIHEQILITSTNQAKRLDILSHKGSISVGKDADIVVIGQKGEVDLTICRGAIAYERSGAFI
- a CDS encoding ABC transporter ATP-binding protein, with the translated sequence MAELKLVNIKKVYDNNVVSVEDFNLEIRDKEFLVLVGPSGCGKSTTLRMIAGLEEISSGDLFIGDKRVNDVPPKDRNIAMVFQNYALYPHMDVYNNMAFGLKLRKFKKDEIKKRVDNAAKILGLESLLNRKPKALSGGQRQRVALGRAIVRDAEVFLMDEPLSNLDAKLRVQMRAEIQKLHSRLQTTTIYVTHDQTEAMTMATRLVVMKDGVIQQVGAPKEVYDEPDNVFVGGFIGSPAMNFLNGKLVGNYFVMDDVKLLVPDGRLKILKERGYDGKDVILGIRPEDINDEQVFLDFSPETKVSASVEVAELMGAEIILYSQVNNQNFVARVDSRFNISAGDTIDLAFDLSKAHFFDKETEQRIK
- a CDS encoding SIS domain-containing protein; this encodes MFNLSTEKIIQMNAVHTTREIHQQPVVWNELISGFSEQNDTFKGFLESIYKKHNKIRVILTGAGTSAFVGDTLAPELARQNKRNVQFESIPTTNIVSNPSHYLFKDTPTILVSFARSGNSPESVATVRLGQELVTDFYQVVITCNKDGQLAKNIHGDANSLLLLMPNKSNDQSLAMTSSFTSMIIAAYALFTEDVFTNNIANQLIGNAEQLIEKIGDYIDNVIAFDFDRIAYLGSGLLAQLSHEAALKMLELTGGQVVAIHESSLGFRHGPKSFLNDKSVVVIFISQDPYTRKYDLDILRELAAGKLGAKIVVLTETSDEEVESLADVVISVNDGANSFSNDFYLALLYIIFAQVLAVKKSILLGITPDNPSPSGAISRVVQGVTIYEYSK
- a CDS encoding trans-aconitate 2-methyltransferase yields the protein MKDYGDDLFKGTAWYYSRYRPLYSATLIRYLRNKFSLDGNDNMLDLGCGDGRLSLRFSDWFEKIVGLDTEPEMIQEAERISKEIRVENTEWFIGDIEEYKRNTKTTFRLVTIAKAFHWMDRPRVLESLYEMVAVGGGIAIIDNYSPNEALLPWQQTVQEVVKHWYGDERRAGNTTYCHPTVSHQEIISSSKFDLEVYQIPSYEHKWTLDAIIGNHYSTSFGAKQFLGENVDLFEKHLKEELLAIDKNGVFKEQIKTSVKLALKNI
- a CDS encoding tagatose-bisphosphate aldolase subunit GatY, whose protein sequence is MGYVHNTKEMLIKARNEGYAVPAFNIHNLETIQVVIEAAVELRSPIILAATPGTMSYSGRSYIQAIAEVAAKENDIPIALHLDHHESVESIIESLDLGVKSVMIDGSHGNIEENIALSKEVVEKAHKYGATVEAELGKLVGQEDDLIVQAKDAEYTDPNTVQEFVERTGIDSLAVAIGTGHGLYETEPNLDFDRLKKISDLLDIPLVLHGASGISIDDVRKCISLGCAKVNISTELKIPFSDALRKYLMENPDETDTRKYMKPAKDAMKKVVKEKILMCWSNGKA
- a CDS encoding CdaR family transcriptional regulator, with translation MIDQLKEIFSTLIVYKDGSDDLSIDYKWFATGKDEIIGIRNDELTSKDISLLTTFLSPYNVQFPTPTEAEKNWRKIIFSAELIEEKDWKPSNPFRFVYFSFNKNQIEPVLFKDAIEALFDKQVPILWESEHEGFIIEQQMLEEESISFEQIIDILMSDLYVKINFFVGPYKKDIADITLHYNSLTNVAKRVFLYTNKSVVTYVEAIPFILTKQTEAELRLDISKTILQEYIHDEETIKMFETFFKCNLNLSETAKVLHLHRNSLQYRLERFFDKTGIDIRQFHDAMTVSLALIARK
- a CDS encoding YitT family protein, producing MYWMKKGLVILVGSIFIALGINLFLIPYKVLDGGIIGIALILNYLWALKPGLMIILFSIPIFIVAWFNYREYFYNSLHGMIISSFLIDLFQPLVRFIHIGSIYSSISGGIFVGVGIGLMLRFKTSTGGTDLVAQLLSDKTGINVGILIFIIDSIVVLCGGLLLSADTLLLSIITIFFVGVTTSLITRNVPQVE